ttaaaactctaAGAAGCAAAATTTCAATTAGACCTTCAATACTCTCATGGAGATTCTGTGAACGcttgtaacaataaattagaaaCACAAAGATGTGAAACTTATTATGAATTCATACTTCGAAGAACATCGCTTAAAGCCAAAGGAGATCATTAACTTATGATATACAAGTTGATATATTATGATAACTTACTGAATAATAgcaaacaataacaatttttgtgCGGACCTGAATaccataaaaagttattcatttatttaatatatgtctaatatataaaattctcgtgtcacagttttcgttgccatactcccccgaaacggcttgaccgattctcatgaaattttgtgagcatattcagtaggtctgagaatcggccaacatctatttttcatattgttttttttttaactgcgcgcggacggattcgcgggcgacagctagtataatatatttatttactatggACTTGTATATCATAATAGCTGTATTACAATAACATGATAATTTATAGATTTCTAAGGCTCAAACGTATTgaaaattgaacaaaaattCAATGTCAACCTAAAAATCGTGCATCCAACAGATTGAGGCACGTTATTGACTTTTAGATCTATAAATAatcagtaataaataaagagtCGTTCATTTTTatccgacttcaaaaagaagaaggttatcaattcgcCTATATTTTTAACGATATTACTCCATGCAGAGGATGGCGGCGATGAGGAGAGAAATAAAACACGAAGTTTCAATATGGTGCGGACAGTTCGCTGTCCAAAGGCTGGGTTGAGACTGTACTGTGTGCCGACTATCTTGcaattcctttatttttataaattcaaatatacaaacattttctctAACTACCTtggtaatattcaatatttcacAGATGATAAAACGGTACGTTATGGTATTAATACAGagtataaattcatattagaTACACAAAGAAACATACTTAAAGGGTACAAAATCAATACAGTTAAAATACTAATAGAATTAATGTAGAATATCATGAAAGGCTTTGATTCCATCGTCAACACTCCATATTTGCATAGAATGTTGAACTgcaatctaaataaaaacatcgtcttttattttaaacttgttaTGATGGCGCtttccatttataaaaataaagttagtgctataatattaaatattgattttttaataaagtatatttgattCCTGGCCATTTCAATGCCGGCATTAAACAAATGGTCTCCTTTGAGCCGTCTCTCTTCCTAGAAAATAGAGTTTTAgacaaattaattcaattgcTCTGAGACAACTATCGTTTTGTTGACTGAAGAAAGTGTCTTATTGAAGTTCAACAAtgcaataaattgtataattgaattatatttatgttattgtataagtaaataataattcgtGTAACGAAATGTGTAACGAATTGTGACATGATTTGTGTAACGTTTGTCTCGTCTTTCctcactttataatttttatataaaagcaaatatGTCTTCGTTACAATACATATGATACATTCATAAGGCTTTCCCATTCCAAAGTAAAGGAAAGGGAAAAACTTTCATGGAAGcacaaagtaatataaaaaaaataattacatttttaggtcaagaaaggaaaaaatattttagctactacataatttttaaaagagtggaaaacttaaaaatcttttaatgatttaaaaagatatgaaCGTATAATAGTAGGGTAAAGACGAATTTGCGGCACATCAAACGAAACtcgcttatttatttaattactctgTCAATAATGGTCATTAAATGAGATAGTTGAAACgacatttgaattaattaaatcatttagaGGCGAGATTCACTTCGTTAAAGGTTAATGTTGAACGACACGACaaagtcattttaaaattgcaagTTAATGGAACGTTCaagaagtaattaaatatgtataataagataagtatgtatgtattaataattaagttataaattcttaagaatatttaaatcacattAAGACGTGATCAAGATAATACTAAGTGAAATTAAAGTGTAAAGCTTAATTCATTCGCACAGAGTTGAAAATTGGTAGAAATGTTCGGAAAATCAGTatatcatataaattattgtagctttaatatttaattggattgaataatttattataagagATACTAGTTACCGAAAAACTTTCAAAGTAGTAATACTTGATGgtagaatttatatattttctttgatgtCATAGGTATAAATCGTTTCTGTACAAAAAATAGCCAGATAAGTTTGTCGCAcactattgttaaataatacattttacgaAGCTCGAAAACATGGCAGTGTCACACCTACGATGAAATAAATTCGCTTACCCCTGCTTCGGAAGAGCGATCGGCTTTAAAAGTAATCGAACTTACGTCATTACCCCGGGATTACTCAGTGTCCCTTGAAATGAACAGCTCATGAACTTAACACAGAAAGATTAAACAGCAGTTCACTCTCTTTATTAAATAGGTGACAAAAGAACAAGCCGCCATCTGATTTccttaaaatagataaaaaggGACCGCTTCTAATAGCTCCAACAAGTTGCCATGCGTTCCCTTCCTTTAATGGACAGAGGAGACgtacagaaagaagatatttccatttataatatccttttttataagaaagaaGTGGAAAGGTTAAGGGGATTAAAATTTGACCTTCAGCATAAACACCtgtcagacgaaacgcggaattacttccaccaATTGCATTGCCATTACCAGGTAGTAGTAGACGATATGCTATAGTTTCCATACTTTgttcaatttaattgtaattcttTCTTCACCTATCACTGAGGATAggtttgcatttataatttaactgatTGTAGCACaaaggaaaaacaaaaaaatacaaatattatttatttctatttatttgttattttaacattaaaagtaGAACATTTAAGTATAATTAGTTAAGATagatttatacaattaatttattattattacagtttatttaattaacacactacaatgttgaattaaatctttttagatagatttattaatccaaattattaaataattgattagattaacattttattgtggattcaatttactaattattaaaacggTATACTTATTCATACTTTTCTGTACAAATTTCAGATTGAAGATTTTGTGAACATACAGCTCCATAAAGTGTAACACAATAGAATCTAACTATATAAACGTTAGACAGTGTTCcaattacattttagcttaaacataaaTGCTTATCcttaaatctaattaaattattcttatgtTACTACGATCTAAAACTAAacatattaacaattaaattacttgTATGCGGTTTAGTACTTCACGATGTACGCGAGTAACttattgtgaaaatatttaccatCTTATGAAACACCGTCTGTTTAATGTCGTcttctttttagccgacttcaaaaagaaggaggttatcaattcgtctgtatttttttttttttttatgtgtgttaccgcgatactccgcccctggtggtccgattttgatgaaaaatattttaatcgaaaggaagtgcttgcaggtgggtcccatttttttgtttttttttttaaataactagaagactagtagattttgaatatagcttcaaaatttgttgcgaagattagggacatttttgctttcagcgcttacgtaggctaaactataggacctacataaaaatgatgtatggcgaattgtagctctttaaatgtgctaaataaaagtcagcgatagcatatatctatcttttatagttttctcacaataaccatttttttcttcagaaacatcaattaaattcatgccctatttccgacgctattattcgagttcagtattaacccttatgtaaataaacatgttcattatcaagagaatttaatgtagattatatttgcaattgaaactatatcattctgtctaatagtttaggagatatcgtaagaataaaattacgcggaaacgaaaaatgctacatgaaaagcacaattttgctttctggacttacgtaggtcaaactatatgacttacataaaaatgatgtctggagtaattatagatccttaaatttgctaaataaaagtcttcggtggcatatatctatcatctatggatgtctcacaaaaaccatgttattgtgaacaaacttcgattaaaatggacacgaaaaacagcgccgtaagcttacggcactattatattatattcgatatgaatccttatccaaataaatatgttttatggcaagagtattaaatgcagattacattagcctttaaactatgtaattctgatcaatagtttgggagatattaaataattaaaaactacgcgcattcgaaaaatgctagtgcggcgcgcggctggaccaAATTAAAGgtacgctacgatgtattagttcggtaattttcaatttgtataccgattttgataattatttcattgtttaaaggataagtggttatctgctgcattctaaattagtttttgaattgaaatacacacatatcaaataggaaagtccttttctttatttgtcttatttatgtctttatacgtattaacgaaatttgtaattgaacttcaaattcactaaaaattgtgaaataaaacaaaaattttaagaaaaaaaaatagccgacttcaaaaaaaaacaatctcaaacaaaatgcactgaaaagtaacctaaaaaaaccaatttcaaacaaaatacactcaaaagtaacataaaaaaacaatttcaaacaaaatgcactcaaaagtaacctaaaaaaaaccaattcaaacaaaatgcattcaaaagtaacataaaaaaacaatttcaaacaaattcactaaaaagaaacaaaataatgtcatgaaaactctctaaactctagtagttgctctcgttgcgctctctaatagtaggggctcagtttttagcaactccacgacaagcgcgtattttgcgtgtctctaaactctaaagaaagttctcttctttcttgtaacatgtctatattgtataattattgttattttggagtcggtttcggcctaagtagggacataaacgtaagtatgtctaatacatctcaaatataaaatgtcatctatttacttcggccgacaccgactgcgaaataacaataattatacaatatagacatgttacaagaaagaagagaactttctttagagtttagagacacgcaaaatacgcgcttgtcgtggagttgctaaaaactgagcccctactattagagagcgcaacgagagcaactactagagtttagagagttttcatgacattattttgtttctttttagtgaatttgtttgaaattgtttttttatgttacttttgaatgcattttgtttgaattggttttttttaggttacttttgagtgcattttgtttgaaattgttttttttttattgtaaaataaaaaaacaaaaataagaaaagaagCAGTCGCCTGATGAAGCTAAAATAACGCTATGACCGcgacccatagacatctgcgaTCAAAGTAGGCAACACAGTCAGATACCTTTAACAGAGAGACGACCATCCTACATAAAAAGGATACCCCGTTTGCTATACAGATAGCTGCTATACAGGATATCCAGTCAAATACATCTATGATTTTAGACATATACACGTAAGATTTACACATTCTtagttctatatttttaaataatttaattaacaaagaaacagagattactttatatttttccaagtctttattattaacataagcCTAATTATGCAAAGTGGATTTTCCTTCCGGTTTCTTAAATCCATtaactttatacaaaattttgcattacaatttcttctttcttcttaACATTCCTCCCTCACGGAACCGATGTCTTCActctgaaattaataaaaataatatcttagaTCTTGATCAACTACTTAATATCTAAATcgatatacacatatatatttaattggcTATTAAATCCTTAAGTTCTTTTTATTGAACAAAGTACTTAATGGTTTTGGTTAAAACATTAGCTTgtactaaatttattataaactagcttttacggaataaaaaaaaccactTTTACTTATCCgcggtatttttattaaaatattcaatccattttgttaatttttctcTGAAATTCCTTAATAGGAAtggaaaattgtttatttgcaggcgttcaaataatttatttaaactactatgtattaaaattatatttcagttttatcaAATGGTGATTTCCACAGAAAAATTTGattagatgaaaaaaaaaaacttacgtaTTGAGGCCATCGGAATGTGAAGCGACCGGGGTGGGCCAATTGTGCAAATGCACCCGCCACATGAGCTGGCGAAACGTCATACGGAACTGACGGGACATGGAACAATACAAGATGAAGTTGATGGCCCCGTTCAGTAGCGCCAGCGCGTCCATCAGTTCTCCGAACAGATCGTAGCAACCCTTGAAGAAGCATCGTCCCAGTAGACCACTCAAAAGACCGAGTATACCCTGAGGTAACTCCGTCACCAAAAACAATACTAGAACCGCCACCAACATCTTGGTCGTCCTATTTGCACGTTTGTTAGCTCTATTCTGTCGCTTCCCTGTTTTATTTGTAGGGCATGTGTCATAAactcttattttcttttggtGTTCATTGGCGCGGTACACTTCAAATATCAACCAAAGGCTGATCACTGTCAATATGCAACATGGCAGAAGTTTGATGACTACTGCATGTACCCAGAAATTTATCAGGTACAGCATTCCTTCCTGGTCAGCGTCTACGTGGTACAAGATCATGGGCCCGCTGGGTTCTATTACAACTGCAGTGTGGATATCGAACACCTGTAtcaaacagtaaaaaaatgttatgtctaaaaaatattgattttatctataattcatttgttataataataataataataatttttttatttcaagctACAAAATGTTATGCTCATAgttttgttagtaaaaaaaaaaacacttattaactattatgttaatttgaaaaattcatgAGTTTTGTGGTCACGtagtattgaaatatattatatactattcCTACCAGATAAATGTTATCGCTTACTTCTAATTATTTACTGAAGTTACGTATCCAAAGCTAGATTCGATAACTGAAAATTTCttttgataaagaaaaaaattaaattcttatttaagaattttatctGTAGTCTATaactgatttaataaaatggatCATCTGTCTCTTTCATTACAATACTTTATAGATTACACAAAAAGACCCACTTGAGGATATTCTAAAATGAGATGGTTAAAGATTAGAATAAAGAAGCGATCTTCATGAGAAAATCAGACTTTTTCCATACCAGGAATGTAGGTACGCAAAGTATCGGTGGCAAGACGAAACTGGTCAATATCGCCACACTGCAGCGTCTTTCCGTACAAAGAATATGATTTTTGTCAGAATATctggaaataaattttgttttacaaagtaatcatttttaattagactATATAAATGCATAATTGTACGTGAAAGTaggtgtaaaaattaaat
This DNA window, taken from Papilio machaon chromosome 16, ilPapMach1.1, whole genome shotgun sequence, encodes the following:
- the LOC106716659 gene encoding G-protein coupled receptor dmsr-1, which translates into the protein MEPVENSTSNITQVLSDLFGEVLLASESSDHNRSNVDVSQFLSILKQNKHSTKGSHDNLDFGTLIKLVDGWRNKLNLTKPLEPPACNYCEGSFRDVILAYNSIHGYVSLVVCLFGSLANALNVAVLTRRDLAAAPINRLLKWLAVADVFVMLEYVPFAVYRYLILPGQHEMPYKWAAYLLFHMHFAQIFHTASICLTLSLAVWRYVAIKYSDKNHILCTERRCSVAILTSFVLPPILCVPTFLVFDIHTAVVIEPSGPMILYHVDADQEGMLYLINFWVHAVVIKLLPCCILTVISLWLIFEVYRANEHQKKIRVYDTCPTNKTGKRQNRANKRANRTTKMLVAVLVLFLVTELPQGILGLLSGLLGRCFFKGCYDLFGELMDALALLNGAINFILYCSMSRQFRMTFRQLMWRVHLHNWPTPVASHSDGLNT